The following proteins are encoded in a genomic region of Mobula hypostoma chromosome 25, sMobHyp1.1, whole genome shotgun sequence:
- the si:ch211-222l21.1 gene encoding uncharacterized protein si:ch211-222l21.1 isoform X2 has product MRARLGPERARCKSGRSIVAATCSPAAAPLQLAASTAICEVSAGRACSLRFQWNSAESSTRHQLIIFLLLVPQRIVKDCTIFKLGPKRKGCGGGREERKWEWRCPSEWNRGGREWS; this is encoded by the exons ATGCGTGCGCGGCTGGGGCCCGAGCGAGCGCGGTGTAAAAGCGGAAGGAGCATCGTTGCGGCCACATGCAGCCCTGCAGCTGCGCCATTGCAGCTCGCAGCGTCCACCGCCATTTGCGAGGTCTCGGCCGGGCGAGCATGTTCGCTCCGCTTCCAGTGGAACTCCGCAGAATCCAGCACAAGGCACCAGTTGATCATCTTTTTACTCCTCGTGCCACAGCGAATAGTTAAGGATTGCACGATCTTTAAACTTG GACCTAAAAGAAAAGGCTGTGGAGGAGGcagagaagaaagaaaatgggagtGGAGATGCCCCAGCGAATGGAACA